The following are encoded in a window of Cyprinus carpio isolate SPL01 chromosome B18, ASM1834038v1, whole genome shotgun sequence genomic DNA:
- the LOC109109988 gene encoding 43 kDa receptor-associated protein of the synapse-like, with protein sequence MVIFMRDFVAEMGQDQTKQQIEKGLKLYQSNDTEKALYVWMKVLRKTSDPGGKFRVLGCLITAHSEMGKYKEMLQYSLAQINTAREMEDPDYLTEGYLNLARSNEKLCEFQKTVSYCETCLNMQGTTVSLQLNGQVCLSMGNAYLGLSVFQKALVSYEKALRYAHNNDDKMLECRVCCSLGNFYIQLKDYEKALFFPCKAAELVNDYGKGWSLKYRAMSQYHMSVAYRKLMRLADAMECCEESMKIALQHGDRPLQALCLLNFADIHRCQKDVDKAFPRYESSMCIMSEIGNRLGQASIYVGVGKCWILQKEYDKALDSLQRAHDLAKAIGNKLCILKVHSLCEGIYRCKEQQEELREQVVKFLQCVEELELYCGMCGESIGERNQQLQALPCSHIFHLKCLQTNGTKGCPKCHRSSMKLGFV encoded by the exons ATGGTTATTTTTATGAGGGACTTTGTAGCAGAAATGGGTCAGGACCAAACCAAACAGCAGATTGAGAAGGGACTGAAGCTTTATCAGTCAAATGACACAGAAAAGGCTTTATATGTCTGGATGAAAGTGTTAAGGAAGACATCTGATCCTGGGGGGAAGTTTCGAGTTTTAGGTTGTCTGATCACAGCACATTCGGAAATGGGGAAATACAAGGAGATGCTACAG TACTCTCTAGCTCAGATAAACACAGCCAGAGAGATGGAGGATCCGGACTACCTGACAGAGGGCTACCTGAACCTGGCACGCAGCAATGAGAAGCTTTGTGAATTCCAGAAGACGGTCTCATATTGTGAGACCTGCTTAAACATGCAGGGCACCACTGTAAGCCTACAGCTCAATGGGCAAGTGTGTTTGAGCATGGGCAATGCCTATCTGGGCCTTAGCGTTTTCCAAAAGGCCTTAGTGAGTTATGAGAAGGCCCTGCGATATGCTCACAACAATGATGACAAGATGCTGGAGTGCCGGGTCTGTTGTAGTTTGGGCAACTTCTACATTCAGCTTAAG GATTATGAGAAAGCACTCTTCTTTCCTTGCAAAGCAGCTGAACTGGTGAATGACTATGGTAAGGGTTGGAGTCTCAAGTACCGTGCCATGAGCCAGTACCATATGTCGGTGGCCTACAGGAAGCTGATGCGCTTAGCAGATGCAATGGAATGCTGTGAG GAATCAATGAAGATTGCACTGCAGCATGGAGATCGGCCCCTTCAGGCATTGTGTCTGCTTAACTTTGCCGATATTCATCGCTGTCAGAAAGATGTTGAT AAAGCCTTCCCTCGCTACGAGTCCTCCATGTGCATAATGTCAGAAATCGGCAACCGCCTTGGACAAGCATCCATCTACGTAGGTGTGGGGAAGTGCTGGATTCTGCAGAAGGAATACGATAAG GCTTTGGACTCATTGCAAAGAGCGCATGATCTGGCCAAGGCGATTGGAAACAAG CTGTGTATCCTGAAGGTGCACAGTCTGTGTGAAGGCATCTACCGCTGTAAGGAGCAGCAGGAGGAGTTGAGAGAGCAGGTGGTGAAGTTCCTGCAGTGTGTGGAAGAGCTAGAGCTCTACTGTGGCATGTGTGGGGAGTCTATCGGAGAGAGGAACCAGCAGCTGCAGGCTTTGCCCTGCTCTCACATTTTCCACCTCaa GTGTCTGCAGACAAACGGCACAAAGGGTTGCCCAAAATGCCATCGTTCTTCAATGAAGCTGGGTTTTGTATGA